From a single Peromyscus maniculatus bairdii isolate BWxNUB_F1_BW_parent chromosome 4, HU_Pman_BW_mat_3.1, whole genome shotgun sequence genomic region:
- the LOC102922233 gene encoding olfactory receptor 4F21-like, protein MDRLNDSMVSEFVLLGLSSSWETKVFLMLTFSMLYLGIILGNLFIVILVIADSHLHSPMYFLLANLSLNDVWVSSTTVPKMISDLLTERKVISFHSCMTQICFIHIMGGVEMVLLIAMAFDRYTAICKPLHYLSIMNPKICISFVITGWVTGVIHAMSQFSFVINLPFCGPNKVDSFYCDFPRIIQLACTDGDKFEFVVAANSGFMSMGTFFLLLLSYVFILVTVWKRSSGDLSKALVTLSAHITVVVLFFTPCMFLYVWPFPTSSVDKYLFIADFAITPALNPVIYTLRNKDIRVAIKRLCKRVSFDRYC, encoded by the coding sequence ATGGATCGACTAAATGACTCCATGGTTTCTGAATTTGTGCTTCTAGGACTCTCTAGTTCTTGGGAAACTAAAGTTTTTCTCATGCTGACATTCTCTATGCTCTACTTAGGAATCATTCTTGGAAATCTCTTCATTGTCATTTTAGTAATTGCTGACTCTCACTTACATTCTCCTATGTACTTCCTATTGGCCAACCTGTCTTTGAATGATGTGTGGGTTTCCTCCACCACTGTTCCCAAGATGATCTCAGATCTTCTGACAGAACGCAAAGTAATTTCTTTCCACAGTTGCATGACTCAGATCTGTTTTATTCACATTATGGGAGGAGTGGAGATGGTGCTGCTCATAGCCATGGCATTTGACAGGTACACAGCCATCTGTAAGCCTCTGCACTACTTGAGTATCATGAACCCTAAAATATGCATTTCATTTGTAATTACTGGCTGGGTCACTGGTGTGATCCATGCTATGTCCCAGTTCTCTTTTGTGATAAACCTGCCTTTTTGTGGACCTAACAAAGTAGACAGCTTTTACTGTGACTTCCCTCGGATCATACAACTTGCATGCACTGATGGAGACAAGTTTGAGTTTGTTGTTGCAGCCAACAGTGGCTTCATGAGCATGGGaaccttcttcctgcttctcctctccTATGTCTTCATTTTAGTCACAGTCTGGAAGAGGTCTTCAGGGGACTTGTCAAAGGCACTTGTCACTCTGTCTGCACACATCACTGTGGTTGTACTTTTTTTCACTCCGTGCATGTTTCTCTATGTGTGGCCCTTCCCCACATCCTCTGTTGACAAATACCTCTTTATTGCTGACTTTGCTATCACCCCTGCCCTGAATCCTGTCATCTATACATTGAGGAATAAAGATATAAGGGTAGCAATCAAAAGATTGTGCAAAAGAGTTAGTTTTGATAGATATTGTTGA